The proteins below come from a single uncultured Carboxylicivirga sp. genomic window:
- a CDS encoding phosphoenolpyruvate carboxylase — translation MSDQIEKAFREEVELKYQLYNSLFLTLPLDAVQQTGLLLPLLQDACQKGLAEGLSPATIIKNFFAEHKPGFSEEDQVKFLFKVIQYVERQIVLIDALEEAAYKKIHRIGKHWERIKDKVQRKNLEEQLEKVLESFAIRVVLTAHPTQFYPGKVLAISTDLMEAIKKGDVAYVRDLLQQLGKTAFFRKQKPTAYDEAHALIWYLSNIFYPAIGEIMDNVSKTLADDKQMGKLIAMGFWPGGDRDGNPFVTVDTTIKVAKRLRAAVTGCYYEDFKLLKRRLSFPGIYELMNELDVLFTDELSNSSGEKNIDLNYLIGRLDEIESILVDQHDGLFLEQLKSFRRKINLFGFYFASIDVRQDSRIIHKAFDALVEKNPGLLPAGFEAMEPQQKLDVLLSLNANVEIEGMEDPVVQDTLRSFGVMKSIQEQNGELGAHRYIISNCRGPLDMARVLAMAKMCGWKSDEVSVDVVPLFETIDDLEGAGTSMTTIYNHPIYKAHLKRRGKQQTVMLGFSDGTKDGGYLTANWSIYRAKEDITAVSRNADVEVMFFDGRGGPPARGGGNSHLFYSAMGKKVENKQIQMTVQGQTISSHYGIQQAAVNNLGHLLSAGMENNLFNHKDAELDDQQRTLFEALSSTSFDKYQSLKEHDLFMPFLEERSTLKYYGLANIGSRPSKRGKDTKLNFEDLRAIPFVGAWSQLKLNVPGFYGLGTALKEQLDAGNWEACANLYHSSVFFKALVANSMQSMSKSNFALTQYMSEDPKFGGFWKLIHDEFELTKKLVLKLSGYSEFLEDHARSRMSISLRERIVLPLLTIQQHALMQVDDKRQQGDDDFKDKYEKMVIRSLFGNINASRNSV, via the coding sequence ATGAGTGACCAGATCGAAAAGGCCTTTCGAGAGGAAGTTGAGCTGAAGTATCAGCTTTATAATAGTCTGTTTTTGACTCTTCCTTTAGATGCCGTTCAGCAAACCGGACTGCTTTTGCCTTTGTTGCAAGATGCATGTCAAAAGGGTTTGGCAGAGGGTTTGTCACCCGCTACAATTATTAAGAATTTTTTTGCAGAGCATAAACCCGGATTTTCTGAAGAAGATCAGGTTAAGTTTCTGTTTAAAGTGATACAGTACGTAGAGCGACAGATTGTGTTAATTGATGCACTCGAAGAAGCAGCCTATAAGAAAATACATCGAATAGGTAAACATTGGGAGCGAATCAAAGATAAGGTTCAGCGAAAAAATCTCGAAGAGCAATTGGAGAAGGTGCTCGAGTCTTTCGCTATCAGGGTTGTTTTAACGGCTCACCCTACACAGTTTTATCCGGGTAAGGTTTTAGCTATTTCAACCGATTTGATGGAGGCCATTAAAAAAGGTGATGTTGCTTACGTTCGCGATCTATTGCAACAACTGGGAAAAACGGCTTTTTTTCGAAAGCAAAAGCCAACAGCTTACGACGAAGCCCATGCTTTAATTTGGTATTTGAGTAATATCTTTTATCCGGCTATTGGCGAAATAATGGATAATGTTTCAAAAACGCTGGCAGATGATAAACAAATGGGTAAGCTGATTGCCATGGGATTCTGGCCTGGTGGAGATAGAGATGGCAATCCATTTGTTACAGTAGATACTACCATTAAAGTGGCTAAGCGATTAAGAGCTGCGGTTACCGGATGTTATTACGAAGATTTTAAATTACTTAAACGTCGCTTAAGTTTTCCGGGAATTTATGAATTGATGAATGAGTTAGATGTTCTGTTTACCGATGAATTATCAAACTCGAGTGGAGAAAAAAATATCGATCTTAATTATTTAATTGGACGATTAGATGAGATTGAATCTATTTTGGTAGATCAACACGATGGTTTATTTCTGGAGCAATTAAAATCGTTCCGTCGTAAAATTAATTTATTCGGATTTTATTTTGCCAGCATCGATGTGCGTCAGGACAGTAGAATTATACATAAAGCATTTGATGCTTTGGTTGAAAAGAATCCAGGATTGCTTCCTGCCGGTTTTGAAGCAATGGAGCCTCAGCAAAAGCTTGACGTTCTACTTTCGTTAAATGCAAATGTTGAAATAGAAGGAATGGAAGATCCGGTTGTTCAGGATACACTTCGATCATTTGGTGTGATGAAATCAATTCAAGAGCAAAACGGAGAGTTGGGAGCGCATCGATATATTATTAGTAATTGTCGTGGACCTCTTGATATGGCTCGAGTATTGGCAATGGCCAAAATGTGTGGATGGAAGAGTGATGAAGTTTCGGTTGATGTTGTTCCATTGTTCGAAACAATTGATGACCTGGAAGGAGCAGGTACCTCCATGACCACCATATACAATCATCCAATTTATAAAGCTCATTTAAAGCGAAGAGGAAAGCAACAAACCGTAATGCTTGGCTTCTCTGACGGTACTAAAGATGGTGGCTATCTAACTGCTAACTGGTCGATTTATCGTGCTAAAGAAGATATTACGGCTGTTTCGCGAAATGCCGATGTTGAAGTAATGTTCTTCGACGGACGAGGTGGACCTCCGGCTCGAGGTGGAGGTAATTCCCATTTATTTTACTCAGCAATGGGTAAAAAAGTGGAGAACAAACAGATTCAAATGACTGTGCAAGGCCAAACAATCAGTTCGCATTATGGTATTCAGCAGGCGGCTGTCAATAACCTTGGTCACTTGCTGTCTGCCGGTATGGAAAACAATCTTTTTAACCATAAAGATGCAGAGTTGGATGATCAGCAACGTACTTTATTTGAGGCTTTGTCATCAACCAGTTTTGATAAATATCAATCATTAAAAGAGCACGACTTGTTTATGCCATTCCTCGAAGAACGAAGTACACTTAAATATTATGGACTAGCCAATATAGGAAGTCGTCCGTCTAAACGAGGAAAGGATACAAAATTAAACTTCGAAGACTTAAGAGCCATTCCATTTGTGGGGGCATGGAGTCAGTTGAAGTTAAATGTTCCAGGATTTTATGGTTTGGGTACTGCACTAAAAGAGCAACTCGATGCCGGAAACTGGGAAGCTTGTGCTAATTTGTATCATTCATCAGTGTTTTTTAAGGCTCTGGTAGCAAATAGCATGCAAAGTATGAGTAAATCTAATTTTGCATTAACTCAGTATATGTCTGAAGATCCTAAGTTTGGTGGTTTCTGGAAATTGATTCACGATGAGTTTGAACTAACCAAGAAACTGGTGCTTAAATTGTCGGGTTATAGCGAGTTCTTAGAAGATCATGCACGTAGTCGAATGAGTATTAGCTTGCGCGAGCGCATTGTTTTACCATTATTGACTATCCAGCAACATGCATTAATGCAGGTTGATGATAAACGTCAGCAAGGAGATGATGATTTTAAAGATAAATACGAAAAAATGGTGATTCGCTCATTGTTTGGTAATATTAATGCGAGTCGTAACTCAGTTTGA
- a CDS encoding methyl-accepting chemotaxis protein: MLDLISFYEGLNKYELYLILLLLSSIVYTIVMHFIGKESVIWKISITFMPPILITAYTSFAFALTLNYLLFIPALGSIFAAFLMLLRIIKKPFGEVEEIIHNFSKGDLKVNIDDKLLNDKTELGKISRSIREVSDSLTAIINDIQNVSNEVVSQSTQLQTTTQTLTNGTSTQAAATEEISSSIEEVLAIISSSGENAINAKRISNTAVQQINDNLKISEQTKESINNILTNVTKINSLSEQTKILSLNASVEAARAGEHGRGFSVVANEVQNLAQNSKHFSTIIQDLSSAALEIGIKASKSLHNMAPEILNTANLVDEINAGALEQKHSMNQISISLTELNNVTQENSANSEEMSASADQLMNQSKKLNELISFFKTN, from the coding sequence ATGTTGGATCTAATTTCATTCTATGAAGGATTAAATAAATATGAACTCTATTTGATCCTATTGCTTTTAAGTTCTATTGTTTACACAATTGTAATGCATTTTATAGGAAAGGAATCTGTTATTTGGAAGATTTCAATAACCTTTATGCCACCTATTTTAATAACGGCGTACACTTCATTTGCTTTTGCATTAACATTGAATTATCTGTTATTCATACCGGCGTTAGGAAGTATTTTTGCTGCTTTCCTCATGCTGTTAAGAATAATCAAAAAGCCGTTTGGAGAAGTTGAAGAAATTATTCATAACTTTTCGAAAGGTGACTTAAAAGTTAACATAGATGATAAATTATTGAATGATAAAACCGAATTAGGAAAAATATCCCGTAGTATTCGTGAGGTTTCAGATTCATTAACTGCAATCATTAACGATATCCAAAATGTATCTAACGAGGTAGTATCGCAAAGTACCCAGTTACAAACTACTACCCAAACGCTTACTAATGGAACCAGTACTCAGGCAGCAGCTACAGAAGAAATAAGTAGCTCGATTGAAGAAGTTTTGGCTATTATCTCTTCAAGTGGAGAGAATGCTATAAATGCCAAACGCATTTCGAATACAGCAGTACAGCAAATTAATGATAACCTAAAAATATCGGAACAAACAAAAGAGTCGATCAATAATATTTTAACCAATGTAACCAAGATTAACTCTTTAAGTGAGCAAACAAAGATTTTATCATTAAATGCATCTGTTGAAGCTGCCAGAGCCGGTGAACACGGCAGGGGGTTTTCGGTAGTAGCCAACGAAGTACAAAACCTGGCACAAAACAGCAAACATTTTTCTACTATAATACAAGACCTATCATCTGCTGCTTTAGAAATTGGTATCAAAGCATCAAAATCGTTACATAACATGGCTCCTGAGATTTTAAATACAGCCAATTTGGTAGACGAAATTAATGCCGGAGCATTAGAACAAAAACATTCAATGAATCAGATTTCAATTTCGTTAACAGAGCTAAATAACGTAACACAAGAAAACAGTGCTAATAGTGAGGAAATGTCTGCCAGTGCTGATCAATTAATGAATCAGTCTAAGAAATTAAACGAACTGATATCTTTCTTTAAAACCAACTAA